A section of the Chryseobacterium scophthalmum genome encodes:
- a CDS encoding MarR family winged helix-turn-helix transcriptional regulator, which translates to MNVINESGTLALSTRLQRLSEQLRKEGALVYKEFGIDFEPKWFPVIFTLHHKNILSVVEIANEIGYTHPSTISLLKELERQQMIISKKDKTDERKRLIELAPKGIELIEKMKPAWEIISKVLEEIADNENHLLKAINEAEEKIAKQSFLQRVLQLKNNQ; encoded by the coding sequence ATGAATGTCATCAATGAATCCGGAACTTTAGCTTTATCTACAAGATTACAACGCCTTAGCGAGCAATTGCGTAAAGAAGGAGCCTTAGTTTATAAAGAATTTGGAATAGATTTCGAACCCAAATGGTTTCCGGTAATCTTTACATTACATCACAAAAATATACTCAGCGTTGTAGAAATTGCCAATGAAATAGGATATACGCATCCTTCCACAATCAGCCTTTTAAAAGAACTTGAAAGGCAACAAATGATTATATCTAAAAAAGATAAAACGGATGAACGCAAACGCTTAATTGAATTGGCACCAAAAGGTATTGAATTGATAGAAAAAATGAAACCTGCATGGGAAATTATCTCCAAAGTATTGGAAGAAATAGCAGATAATGAAAATCATTTACTAAAAGCAATTAATGAAGCAGAAGAAAAAATTGCCAAACAGTCTTTTTTACAAAGAGTTTTACAATTAAAAAACAACCAATAA
- a CDS encoding C40 family peptidase, whose protein sequence is MNMEMRFSEIKLYKNLAVLAIASTIIVSCGSSKNVSSSKKSPSKNVAKSENLRKLDSSFDGKVSGSIKSLLKDAETYLGTPYKFGGNTSSGFDCSGFTVKVFQDNNFSLPRRSSDQADAGKSIDIKTVKPGDLLFFATSGGSRVSHVGIVHTIENDGEIKFIHASTSKGVIISSLNEKYWNKAYLHAQRVL, encoded by the coding sequence ATGAATATGGAAATGCGTTTTTCGGAAATTAAATTATATAAAAATCTTGCTGTTTTAGCGATAGCTTCTACAATTATTGTTTCATGCGGAAGCTCTAAAAACGTTTCTTCTTCTAAGAAAAGCCCTTCAAAAAATGTTGCAAAATCTGAAAATCTGAGAAAATTAGATTCTTCTTTTGATGGGAAGGTTTCAGGTTCTATAAAAAGTCTTTTAAAGGATGCTGAAACTTATTTAGGAACTCCGTATAAATTTGGTGGGAATACTTCTTCAGGTTTTGACTGTTCGGGATTTACCGTAAAAGTTTTTCAGGATAACAATTTCAGTTTACCAAGAAGATCTTCAGATCAGGCAGATGCCGGAAAATCGATTGATATTAAAACAGTAAAACCAGGAGATTTGTTGTTTTTTGCCACTTCAGGCGGAAGTCGTGTTTCGCACGTAGGAATAGTTCACACTATTGAAAATGATGGTGAAATAAAATTTATTCATGCATCAACTTCTAAAGGAGTGATTATTTCTTCTTTAAACGAAAAATACTGGAACAAAGCCTATCTTCACGCTCAAAGAGTTTTATAA
- a CDS encoding efflux RND transporter permease subunit gives MIKNFINRPVLSTVISIIIVILGVLGLTALPVTQYPDIAPATVSVRANYTGANAETVMKSVVVPLEEQINGVEGMDYITSTAGNDGSAQIQVFFKQGIDADIAAVNVQNRVSRASPLLPSEVTRAGVVTQKQQTSALMYLSFYSENKNIDDVYLQNFLNINVIPNLQRINGVGEANVFGGKNYSMRVWLDPAKLAAYGITPTEVTNAINDQSREAAAGSLGQNSGSSFEYIIKYVGKFSDKEQYDDIIIKSLPDGQNLMLKDVAKVELGGLSYSGVGENGDYPSISMGVFQTPGSNAQEIIENIKKQLKENESSYPEGVKYTFNFDTNEFLDASIEKVIHTLIEAFILVFIVVYIFLQDFRSTLIPAIAVPVSIVGTFFFLNLFGYSLNLLTLFALVLAIGIVVDDAIVVVEAVHAKMEHGISNAKKATVEAMDEITGAIISITLVMAAVFIPVTFITGPTGVFYQQFGITLIIAIIISAVNALTLSPVLCSLFLKPHEDHHEDYKNKNFIQKFFYKFNIGFKTATERYGRGFNFLIKHKWVTLVILVVTGGIIYWANGSMKKGFVPTEDRGIIFTDVQLPPGASMERTYNVLKTLQKNALQIPGIQNVTISTGRGLLSGNGSNNGLAFVKLKPFDERKGDGLSSEEITKRLFGLAGKVPDAKVVFFQPPSVPGFGSSAGFEMVLLDKSGGDFAQLDAKTNEFIGNLMQRPEIEFAQTSFNTKYPQYLMEINVPLAKQKGVSVNDILSTMQGYVGGIYSADFTKYGKQFRVMIQALPENRVNAENLNQYFIKTSSGEMSPISQFVTLTKSYGPQSVGRYNLFTSVKITGANKAGYSSGDAITAVQAVAKETLDQNYDVEFTGLTREELNSGSQTLLIFALSLVFVYFILSAQYESYILPLVVVISLPLGVMGAYFGQKIMGLENNIYFQIALIMLVGLLAKNAILIIEFAVQRRHHGETIVESAVNAAKARLRPILMTSLAFIFGLLPLVLASGIGAVGNRSIATGASIGLLIGTIMGVFVIPVLYVIFQTLQEKIKPIKHEEMNLAE, from the coding sequence ATGATAAAGAACTTTATTAACAGACCGGTTTTATCTACTGTAATCTCCATTATCATCGTTATTCTCGGTGTTTTGGGACTTACAGCACTTCCGGTTACACAATATCCCGATATTGCTCCAGCAACGGTGAGTGTGAGAGCCAATTATACGGGAGCCAATGCTGAAACCGTAATGAAGAGTGTGGTTGTTCCTTTGGAAGAACAAATCAATGGGGTTGAAGGGATGGATTATATTACTTCAACAGCAGGAAATGATGGTTCAGCTCAGATTCAGGTGTTTTTTAAACAAGGAATAGATGCAGATATTGCTGCGGTAAACGTTCAGAACCGTGTTTCAAGAGCAAGCCCGTTACTTCCAAGTGAAGTTACCCGTGCAGGTGTTGTAACTCAAAAGCAACAAACGAGTGCGTTGATGTATCTTTCTTTTTATTCAGAAAATAAAAATATTGATGATGTATATCTTCAAAACTTTTTGAATATCAACGTAATTCCTAATCTACAAAGGATTAATGGAGTAGGTGAAGCGAACGTTTTTGGTGGAAAAAACTATTCGATGAGAGTATGGCTTGACCCTGCAAAATTGGCAGCTTACGGAATTACACCAACTGAAGTTACCAATGCAATTAATGATCAGAGTAGAGAAGCTGCTGCAGGATCTTTAGGACAAAACAGCGGAAGTTCTTTTGAATATATCATTAAATATGTAGGAAAATTCAGTGATAAGGAACAATATGATGACATTATCATCAAATCTCTTCCGGATGGACAGAATTTAATGTTGAAAGATGTTGCTAAAGTAGAACTGGGCGGATTATCTTACAGTGGAGTTGGTGAAAACGGAGATTACCCATCGATCAGTATGGGAGTATTTCAAACTCCGGGATCTAATGCTCAGGAGATTATCGAAAACATCAAAAAACAGCTTAAAGAAAACGAAAGTTCTTATCCTGAAGGTGTAAAATATACCTTTAACTTTGATACCAACGAATTTTTGGATGCATCTATCGAAAAAGTAATTCATACTTTGATCGAAGCATTTATCTTGGTATTTATTGTAGTTTATATTTTCTTACAGGATTTCAGATCAACATTGATTCCGGCAATTGCGGTTCCGGTATCGATTGTGGGAACATTCTTCTTCCTGAATCTTTTTGGATATTCATTAAACCTATTAACGCTTTTCGCTTTAGTTTTAGCAATTGGTATTGTGGTAGATGATGCGATTGTCGTCGTCGAAGCAGTCCACGCTAAAATGGAGCATGGAATTTCTAATGCTAAAAAAGCAACGGTAGAAGCAATGGACGAAATTACAGGTGCGATTATTTCAATTACATTGGTAATGGCGGCGGTATTTATTCCTGTTACATTTATTACAGGTCCTACCGGAGTATTTTATCAGCAGTTTGGGATTACCTTAATTATTGCGATCATCATTTCGGCGGTAAACGCATTAACGCTAAGTCCGGTTTTATGTTCATTATTCTTAAAACCTCACGAAGATCATCACGAAGATTATAAAAATAAAAATTTCATTCAGAAATTCTTCTATAAATTTAATATCGGTTTCAAAACAGCAACTGAGCGTTATGGTAGAGGATTTAATTTTTTAATTAAACATAAATGGGTGACATTAGTAATTCTTGTCGTTACCGGAGGAATTATCTATTGGGCAAATGGAAGCATGAAGAAAGGTTTCGTACCAACAGAAGATAGAGGGATTATTTTTACAGACGTACAGCTTCCTCCGGGAGCATCTATGGAAAGAACCTATAATGTTCTGAAAACTTTACAGAAAAATGCATTGCAGATTCCTGGAATTCAGAATGTAACTATTTCTACAGGTAGAGGATTATTATCAGGAAACGGTAGTAATAACGGTCTTGCCTTCGTAAAGCTTAAACCATTTGATGAAAGAAAAGGGGATGGATTATCATCTGAAGAGATTACGAAGAGATTATTTGGTCTTGCAGGAAAAGTTCCTGATGCTAAAGTTGTTTTCTTCCAACCTCCAAGTGTACCAGGTTTTGGTAGTAGTGCAGGTTTTGAGATGGTACTTTTAGATAAATCGGGAGGTGATTTTGCTCAACTTGATGCTAAAACCAACGAGTTTATCGGAAACCTGATGCAAAGACCGGAAATTGAATTTGCTCAGACTTCATTTAATACAAAATATCCACAGTATTTAATGGAAATCAACGTTCCGTTAGCTAAACAAAAGGGAGTTTCTGTAAATGATATTTTGTCTACAATGCAGGGATATGTCGGTGGAATTTACAGTGCTGACTTTACCAAATACGGAAAACAATTCAGAGTAATGATTCAGGCACTTCCTGAAAACAGAGTAAATGCTGAAAATCTTAATCAATACTTCATTAAGACAAGTTCTGGAGAGATGTCGCCTATTTCACAATTTGTAACATTGACGAAATCTTACGGACCTCAATCTGTTGGACGTTACAACCTATTTACTTCAGTAAAAATTACCGGAGCAAACAAGGCTGGTTACAGTTCGGGAGATGCAATTACTGCGGTTCAGGCGGTAGCTAAAGAAACACTTGATCAAAATTACGATGTTGAGTTTACAGGTCTTACAAGAGAAGAATTAAATTCAGGATCTCAGACTTTATTGATTTTTGCTTTGAGTTTGGTATTTGTTTATTTCATTCTTTCTGCGCAATACGAAAGTTACATTCTTCCTTTAGTTGTGGTAATTTCACTTCCTCTTGGGGTAATGGGAGCTTATTTCGGACAGAAAATAATGGGCTTGGAAAACAATATTTACTTCCAGATTGCATTGATTATGCTGGTTGGTTTGTTAGCGAAAAATGCGATTTTGATTATCGAATTTGCCGTTCAGAGAAGACATCATGGCGAAACTATTGTAGAATCTGCTGTAAACGCAGCTAAAGCGAGATTGAGACCAATTTTGATGACATCATTGGCGTTTATCTTCGGTTTATTACCATTGGTTTTAGCAAGCGGAATTGGTGCAGTTGGTAACCGATCAATTGCAACAGGTGCATCGATTGGATTATTGATAGGTACCATTATGGGAGTATTTGTGATTCCGGTTTTATATGTGATTTTCCAGACTTTACAGGAAAAAATAAAACCAATCAAGCACGAAGAAATGAACTTAGCTGAATAA
- a CDS encoding 2,3,4,5-tetrahydropyridine-2,6-dicarboxylate N-succinyltransferase, whose translation MSLQQTIENIWDNRDLLQNEDSQKAIREVISLVDKGELRTAEPTENGWQVNEWVKKAVVMYFPIQKMETIEVGPFEFHDKMPLKRNYAEKGVRVVPHAIAREGAYIASGVILMPSYVNIGAYVDSGTMVDTWATVGSCAQIGKNVHLSGGVGIGGVLEPLQAAPVIIEDDCFIGSRCIVVEGVHVEKEAVLGANVVLTASTKIIDVTGDTPIEIKGRVPARSVVIPGSYTKQYPAGEYQVPCALIIGQRKESTDKKTSLNDALRENNVAV comes from the coding sequence ATGTCATTACAACAAACTATTGAAAATATTTGGGACAACAGAGATTTATTGCAGAATGAAGACAGCCAAAAGGCGATTAGAGAGGTTATTTCTTTGGTTGACAAAGGAGAACTTCGTACAGCTGAGCCTACAGAAAACGGATGGCAGGTAAATGAATGGGTAAAGAAAGCTGTCGTAATGTATTTCCCGATCCAAAAAATGGAAACTATTGAAGTAGGTCCGTTTGAATTTCATGATAAAATGCCTTTGAAGAGAAATTATGCTGAAAAAGGTGTAAGAGTTGTACCACATGCAATTGCAAGAGAAGGAGCTTATATTGCTTCTGGTGTTATTTTGATGCCTTCTTATGTAAATATTGGTGCTTATGTAGATTCAGGTACAATGGTTGATACTTGGGCAACAGTGGGAAGCTGTGCACAGATTGGTAAAAACGTTCACTTAAGCGGTGGTGTTGGTATCGGTGGTGTTTTAGAACCGCTTCAGGCTGCTCCGGTTATTATTGAAGATGACTGTTTTATCGGTTCTAGATGTATCGTTGTAGAAGGAGTTCACGTTGAAAAAGAAGCTGTTTTGGGAGCAAATGTTGTATTGACGGCTTCTACAAAAATTATCGATGTTACAGGAGATACTCCAATCGAAATTAAAGGTAGAGTTCCTGCCCGTTCTGTTGTAATCCCTGGAAGTTATACGAAGCAGTATCCTGCAGGAGAATATCAGGTTCCTTGTGCTTTGATTATCGGTCAGAGAAAAGAATCTACAGACAAAAAAACATCTCTTAATGATGCTTTAAGAGAAAATAACGTAGCTGTTTAA
- the hisG gene encoding ATP phosphoribosyltransferase — protein sequence MSKLKIAIQKSGRLYEESLQLLKDCGIFVNNGKDQLKVSVDNFPMEIMYLRNSDIPQYLEDGVVDIAIVGENLLAEKQKNIEIIQSLGFSKCRVSIAVPKEVETDDINYFQGKKIATSYPNTLKNFLQKNSISAEIHVISGSVEIAPNIGLADGICDIVSSGSTLFKNGLRETVTILKSEAVLAKTFQLNNEKQKILEKFLFRIKSVLRAKNSKYILMNVPNEKISEVSNVLPVLKSPTVIPLAEEGWSSIHSVIDEERFWEVIDELKQKGAQDILIIPIDKMVI from the coding sequence ATGAGTAAATTAAAAATTGCCATACAAAAAAGCGGGCGCCTTTACGAAGAATCGCTCCAACTCCTCAAAGACTGCGGAATTTTCGTCAACAACGGAAAAGACCAGCTCAAAGTTTCTGTAGACAATTTCCCAATGGAGATCATGTATTTAAGAAATTCTGATATTCCTCAATATCTTGAAGACGGAGTGGTTGATATTGCCATCGTCGGTGAAAATCTTCTAGCAGAAAAGCAAAAAAATATTGAAATTATCCAAAGTTTAGGATTTTCAAAATGCAGAGTTTCAATAGCAGTTCCTAAAGAAGTTGAAACTGATGACATCAATTATTTTCAGGGTAAAAAAATTGCTACTTCTTATCCTAACACATTGAAGAATTTTCTTCAGAAAAATAGTATTTCAGCAGAGATACACGTTATTTCCGGTTCGGTAGAAATCGCTCCCAATATTGGCCTTGCCGATGGAATCTGTGATATTGTAAGCTCCGGAAGTACTCTTTTTAAAAATGGTTTGAGGGAAACAGTTACCATTTTAAAGTCTGAAGCTGTTCTTGCAAAAACATTTCAGTTAAATAATGAAAAGCAAAAAATCCTAGAAAAATTTCTATTTAGAATTAAATCTGTTTTAAGAGCAAAAAATTCAAAATATATTTTGATGAATGTTCCGAATGAAAAAATCTCAGAAGTTTCAAATGTTCTTCCTGTCTTAAAAAGTCCAACCGTAATTCCTTTAGCCGAAGAGGGTTGGAGCAGTATTCATTCTGTCATTGATGAAGAACGCTTTTGGGAAGTTATTGATGAACTGAAACAAAAAGGAGCACAAGATATTTTAATTATTCCAATCGATAAAATGGTAATTTAA
- a CDS encoding GNAT family N-acetyltransferase, translated as MLEIKLVNDTYSKEVIDLVLNIQQKEFNVPITIEDQPDLMQIEDFYFANGGSFWGAFINGELVGTIALVKFDEKAAAIRKMFVKKEFRGKEYSIAQKLLETLIAYCQKNGIEEVYLGTVLILKAALRFYERNHFEIIEKELLPSKFPLMNADNVFCFLNLKS; from the coding sequence ATGTTAGAAATTAAACTTGTAAACGATACTTATTCAAAAGAAGTAATAGACTTGGTTTTGAATATTCAGCAAAAAGAATTTAATGTTCCCATTACAATTGAAGATCAGCCGGATCTTATGCAAATTGAAGATTTTTATTTTGCCAATGGCGGAAGTTTTTGGGGAGCTTTCATTAACGGTGAACTTGTAGGAACCATTGCTTTGGTTAAATTTGATGAAAAAGCGGCGGCAATTCGAAAAATGTTTGTGAAAAAAGAATTCAGGGGAAAAGAATATAGTATCGCTCAGAAACTATTAGAAACCCTGATTGCTTATTGCCAGAAAAACGGAATAGAAGAAGTATATTTAGGAACAGTATTGATACTGAAAGCAGCATTGCGTTTTTACGAACGAAATCACTTCGAAATCATTGAAAAAGAATTGCTTCCTTCAAAATTTCCTTTAATGAATGCCGATAATGTATTTTGTTTTCTTAATCTAAAATCATAG
- a CDS encoding glycosyltransferase family 32 protein, whose amino-acid sequence MAIPKQIFQTFKTDKLPWLTKFHIKRMLKKNPEYEYHFYDDNRIQTFFKDEFPPEYLKAYNRLTIGAAKADFFRYAILYKKGGVYLDVDSGINKPIKKFIREDDVALVTDEIPHTYYVQWGLAYAAGHPFLQRTLEMILDNIKNNPYPHNVHKTTGPTVYTDAVKACLKEDPTIPHRFMGPHYDNNMQFKYKLGKFFLYSDKSEHWKRKQLTQNIIKPKNEDSI is encoded by the coding sequence ATGGCAATTCCTAAACAAATTTTTCAGACGTTTAAAACCGATAAGCTTCCTTGGCTTACGAAGTTTCATATCAAAAGAATGCTCAAAAAAAATCCTGAGTACGAATATCATTTTTATGATGATAACAGAATTCAGACTTTTTTTAAAGACGAGTTTCCACCTGAATATTTGAAAGCTTACAACAGACTGACGATAGGAGCTGCCAAAGCAGATTTTTTCAGATATGCCATTCTTTATAAAAAAGGTGGCGTTTATCTAGATGTAGACAGCGGAATCAACAAGCCGATTAAAAAGTTTATTCGTGAAGACGATGTAGCTTTGGTAACGGATGAAATTCCACACACATATTATGTACAATGGGGTCTTGCATATGCTGCAGGACACCCATTTTTACAGAGAACTCTGGAGATGATTTTAGATAATATCAAAAACAATCCTTATCCTCATAATGTACATAAAACAACCGGACCAACCGTTTATACAGACGCAGTTAAAGCCTGTTTAAAAGAAGATCCAACTATTCCGCATCGATTTATGGGACCGCATTATGACAATAATATGCAGTTTAAATATAAGCTGGGAAAATTCTTTCTTTACAGTGACAAATCTGAACACTGGAAGAGAAAACAGCTTACCCAAAACATTATAAAACCTAAGAATGAAGATAGCATTTGA
- a CDS encoding efflux transporter outer membrane subunit, translating to MKNLSIIIKGTAFSVVTFAVLSSCMVRKEYERPAAAVDEKLFRTDMLPQDSTSIANVSWKEIFTDPILQGHITKALENNLDVRIAVQSITSAEAYLKQAKAAYEPTLSIGPNYTFQTQSINTQFGQIIGERRYVNQFDITATIGWEADLWGKMKSQQKAQLATYLGTLAAHKAVKSDLVASIASAYFQLLTYDDQKRIIEETIKVRENNLETTKALKESGTLTEVAVQQSQALVYNAKSLLIDIDTQIQLLENTMSLLMGESSQTIARSSLKSQSLPESLALGYPASLLSNRPDVMQAEFNLMNAFELTNVAKAQFYPTLKLTGSGGVQSVDIDHLFSVNSLFANVVAGLAQPILNKRQIKTNYDVSLANKETAYLNFRKSILTAGKEVSDAIRVFSVQDSFIDLKKKELDSYKKSVDYSQELVNYGMANYLEVLNASVNSLNAELNISNAEYSKMKAAVDLYQALGGGWK from the coding sequence ATGAAAAATTTATCAATAATAATAAAAGGAACTGCTTTTTCAGTTGTCACGTTCGCTGTTTTATCGTCTTGTATGGTAAGAAAAGAGTACGAAAGACCTGCAGCTGCGGTTGACGAAAAACTATTCCGTACCGATATGCTGCCTCAAGACAGTACAAGTATTGCGAATGTTTCGTGGAAAGAGATCTTCACAGATCCTATTCTTCAGGGGCACATCACAAAAGCTTTGGAAAACAATCTTGATGTAAGAATAGCAGTACAGAGTATCACTTCTGCAGAAGCTTATTTAAAACAGGCAAAAGCAGCTTACGAACCTACGTTATCAATAGGCCCGAACTACACTTTTCAGACACAGTCGATCAACACACAGTTTGGTCAGATCATCGGAGAGAGACGTTATGTCAATCAGTTTGATATTACAGCAACAATCGGTTGGGAAGCAGATTTGTGGGGGAAAATGAAGTCTCAGCAAAAAGCTCAGTTAGCAACTTATTTGGGAACTTTAGCGGCTCATAAAGCTGTGAAAAGCGACCTGGTTGCATCCATTGCTTCTGCTTATTTCCAGTTGTTGACTTATGATGATCAGAAAAGAATCATTGAAGAAACAATTAAAGTAAGAGAAAATAATTTAGAAACTACAAAAGCATTAAAAGAATCAGGAACATTAACGGAAGTAGCGGTTCAGCAAAGTCAGGCGTTGGTTTATAATGCCAAATCTTTACTGATTGACATTGATACTCAAATTCAACTTTTGGAAAATACGATGAGCTTATTGATGGGTGAATCGTCACAAACCATTGCAAGATCATCATTAAAATCGCAGTCATTACCGGAGAGTTTGGCTTTAGGATATCCTGCAAGTTTGCTGTCAAATCGTCCCGATGTGATGCAGGCAGAATTTAATTTGATGAATGCTTTCGAGTTGACCAATGTTGCAAAAGCTCAGTTTTATCCAACCTTAAAACTAACAGGAAGCGGTGGAGTACAGTCGGTAGATATCGATCATTTGTTTAGCGTAAATTCTCTTTTTGCAAATGTTGTAGCTGGTTTGGCACAACCAATTTTAAACAAAAGACAGATCAAAACCAATTACGATGTAAGTTTAGCCAACAAAGAAACAGCTTATCTTAATTTCAGAAAGTCTATTCTGACTGCTGGAAAAGAAGTTTCTGATGCGATAAGAGTATTTTCGGTTCAGGATTCTTTTATAGATTTAAAGAAAAAAGAGCTTGATTCTTATAAAAAATCGGTTGATTATTCTCAGGAATTGGTCAACTACGGTATGGCAAATTACCTTGAAGTTTTAAATGCAAGTGTAAACTCATTGAACGCAGAGCTTAATATTTCAAATGCAGAATATAGTAAAATGAAAGCTGCAGTAGATTTATACCAAGCTTTAGGCGGCGGATGGAAATAA
- a CDS encoding glycosyltransferase family 4 protein: MKIAFDAKRFFHNTSGLGNYSRDLVRILSKYYPENQYLLLNKNKSERGADILENVNVTFVETSKGTMSRQFKMGKDAQKENADIFHGLSGELPLKWDKKPIKKIVTIHDLIFVRYPQYYSFFDRKIHLWKFKKAANTADKIIAISEQTKRDIIQYLKVPESKIEVIYQGCHKAFKEQQSEEFIQKTKEKLNLPERFILNVGTIEERKNLFNIVKAIKDTTIPLIVVGKKTKYFQKIKHFIEKNKMENQVHFLENVSMDELAVIYKSADIFVYPSFFEGFGIPVIEALFSKTVTITSNTSCLPEAGGSDSVYIDPENHLDIQSKIKFLWDSESERKRRSDKGFEFVQKFNDEPIAHQLMNLYQKIIS; the protein is encoded by the coding sequence ATGAAGATAGCATTTGATGCCAAACGTTTTTTTCATAATACTTCAGGATTAGGGAATTATTCGAGAGATTTAGTCAGAATTTTGTCTAAATATTATCCTGAAAATCAATACTTACTACTCAATAAAAATAAATCGGAAAGAGGTGCCGATATTTTAGAAAATGTCAATGTTACCTTTGTAGAAACCTCTAAAGGAACAATGTCTCGACAATTTAAAATGGGAAAAGATGCGCAAAAAGAAAATGCGGATATTTTCCATGGATTATCGGGCGAATTACCTTTAAAATGGGACAAGAAACCCATCAAAAAAATAGTCACCATTCACGATTTGATATTCGTAAGATATCCTCAATATTATTCTTTTTTTGACAGAAAAATTCATCTTTGGAAATTCAAAAAAGCAGCAAATACTGCAGATAAAATCATTGCCATTTCAGAACAAACCAAAAGAGATATCATTCAATATCTGAAAGTTCCGGAAAGCAAAATTGAAGTCATTTATCAAGGTTGTCACAAAGCTTTTAAAGAGCAACAATCTGAAGAATTTATTCAGAAAACTAAAGAGAAACTCAATCTTCCAGAACGGTTTATTTTAAATGTTGGAACGATCGAAGAGCGTAAAAATCTTTTCAATATTGTTAAAGCAATAAAAGACACAACAATTCCTTTGATAGTTGTTGGGAAGAAAACAAAGTATTTTCAAAAAATAAAGCATTTTATTGAGAAAAATAAAATGGAGAACCAGGTTCATTTTTTAGAAAATGTTTCAATGGATGAGTTAGCTGTCATTTATAAATCAGCTGATATTTTTGTTTATCCAAGCTTTTTTGAAGGCTTTGGAATTCCTGTAATTGAAGCTCTTTTTTCAAAAACAGTTACCATTACAAGCAACACAAGTTGTCTTCCTGAAGCAGGAGGTTCAGATTCTGTTTATATCGATCCCGAAAATCATTTGGATATTCAATCAAAAATAAAATTTTTATGGGATAGTGAATCTGAAAGGAAACGCCGTTCTGATAAAGGTTTTGAATTCGTTCAAAAGTTCAATGACGAACCTATTGCTCATCAACTGATGAATCTCTATCAAAAAATTATTTCGTAA
- a CDS encoding methyltransferase family protein, translating to MTDFIRVFIPLFFIIFFMTAFFGTSFIVSKRIEKNPNVLPKDDSAYGLIGIYFKYTLLFIFIYTVLLFIFPEDISSSFKINLPKEIIFKYIGIALLILSLIWILIAQFQMKNSWRIGIDEDLKTELITTGLFNYSRNPIFLGILVSLIGLFFTLPTLVSLSFFLISYILIQTQIRLEEEFLLNQHDKIYLRYKGKVRRFL from the coding sequence ATGACAGATTTTATCAGAGTTTTCATTCCTCTATTTTTTATCATTTTCTTTATGACAGCATTTTTTGGAACAAGTTTTATCGTTTCAAAAAGAATTGAGAAAAATCCAAATGTTTTACCAAAAGATGATTCCGCTTACGGACTGATTGGGATATATTTTAAATATACCTTGTTGTTTATTTTTATTTATACCGTTTTACTTTTCATTTTTCCTGAAGATATTTCCAGCAGTTTTAAAATCAATTTACCCAAAGAAATTATATTTAAATATATAGGAATTGCCTTGTTAATTTTAAGTTTGATATGGATTCTTATCGCTCAGTTTCAAATGAAAAATTCTTGGCGAATAGGAATTGATGAAGATCTGAAAACAGAATTAATCACAACCGGACTTTTCAATTATTCGAGAAACCCCATTTTTCTGGGCATTTTAGTAAGTTTAATAGGTCTCTTTTTTACATTACCTACTTTAGTTTCGCTAAGCTTTTTCCTGATTAGTTATATTCTGATTCAAACCCAAATCAGATTGGAAGAAGAATTTTTATTAAACCAACACGATAAAATTTATCTACGATACAAAGGCAAAGTAAGAAGATTTTTATAG